Proteins co-encoded in one Rattus rattus isolate New Zealand chromosome 5, Rrattus_CSIRO_v1, whole genome shotgun sequence genomic window:
- the LOC116900298 gene encoding olfactory receptor 8K3-like yields MEKHNLTTVTQFILMGITERPELQAPLFGLFLVIYMSSMFGNLGMIILTTVDSRLQTPMYFFIRHLAITDLGYSTAVGPKMLVNFVVDLNIISYNLCATQLAFFLVFIISELFILSAMSYDRYVAICKPLLYTVIMSQRVCQVLVAIPYLYCTFVSLLVTTKIFTLSFCGYNVISHFYCDSLPLLSLICSNTHEIEMIILVLAAFNLISSLLVVLVSYLFILIAILRMNSAEGRRKAFSTCGSHLTVVTVFYGTLIFMYVQPQSSHSFDTDKVASIFYTLIIPMLNPMVYSLRNKDVKYALQRALRKIYSILS; encoded by the coding sequence atGGAAAAACACAACCTTACAACAGTGACTCAATTCATCCTCATGGGCATCACAGAGCGCCCTGAACTACAGGCTCCATTGTTTGGATTGTTCCTGGTCATCTACATGAGCTCAATGTTTGGTAACTTGGGAATGATCATCCTAACCACAGTGGACTCCAGGCTGCAaacacccatgtactttttcaTCAGACACTTGGCTATCACAGACCTTGGTTATTCTACAGCTGTGGGACCCAAGATGTTGGTAAATTTTGTTGTCGATCTGAACATAATATCCTATAATCTTTGTGCTACACAACTAGCTTTTTTCCTTGTGTTCATAATTAGTGAGCTTTTTATTCTGTCTGCAAtgtcctatgaccgctatgtggccatctgtaagCCTCTGCTCTACACTGTCATCATGTCTCAAAGAGTGTGTCAGGTGCTGGTGGCAATCCCCTACTTGTACTGCACATTTGTTTCTCTTCTAGTCACCACAAAGATTTTCACATTGTCTTTCTGTGGCTATAATGTCATTAGTCATTTCTACTGTGACAGTCTTCCCTTGTTATCTTTGATCTGTTCAAACACACATGAAATTGAAATGATTATTCTGGTCTTGGCAGCTTTTAATTTGATATCCTCCCTTCTGGTGGTCCTTGTTTCTTACCTGTTCATCCTCATAGCCATTCTCAGAATGAATTCTGCTGAAGGTAGACGCAAGGCTTTCTCCACCTGTGGATCCCACCTGACAGTGGTCACTGTCTTCTATGGGActttaatatttatgtatgtgcagcCCCAGTCCAGTCACTCTTTTGATACTGATAAAGTGGCTTCCATCTTTTATACCCTGATTATACCCATGTTAAACCCCATGGTATACAGTTTGAGGAATAAAGATGTAAAGTATGCACTTCAAAGAGCATTGAGAAAGATATACAGCATACTttcataa